Proteins from a genomic interval of Solidesulfovibrio sp.:
- a CDS encoding CheR family methyltransferase, whose translation MMLDLAPFHALIRDRCGILIQGNREPALTQAVRARVAALGIAPGGYYARLAASREEFQELVNLLTVNETYFFREPEHIRFVVDTLAPRCLAARCRAAPVRILSAGCSSGEEPYSLVMALLDRYGEGVAELFSFHAADIDSLVLGKARQGRYSEFSFRNTPPDVRARYFVKDGQDSLLADRVKRLVRFHQINFLDPALPLFLHDCDIIFFRNVSIYFDDATRRAIQKNLAALLHENGALLYGTTETLANDFDILPMAREQELFYFTRNPLALGERAFPPAAAPSPTGLDTGQAGPLVLCLPAPGPAAAAAAGDGRAEPDTPEAGIAEARRLLADKRHAQALARLEAVLAGQPQHAEAGVLRAHALLHLKEHAAAHAQARALLDADAWSVDALMLLGLAAKWAGRPAEAVGWFKQAVYARPGCWPAQYALADLHRRAGETALAQRFYRATLQLLEEGGREHGIAFLPLELPVQEIRFLCRHQLAKLPHEPGPAGQR comes from the coding sequence ATGATGCTCGACCTCGCCCCCTTCCACGCCCTCATCCGGGACCGGTGCGGCATCCTGATCCAGGGCAACCGGGAACCCGCCCTGACCCAGGCCGTGCGGGCCCGCGTGGCCGCCCTGGGCATCGCCCCAGGCGGCTACTACGCCCGTCTGGCCGCAAGCCGGGAGGAATTCCAGGAACTGGTCAACCTGCTGACCGTCAACGAAACGTATTTCTTCCGCGAGCCGGAGCATATCCGCTTCGTCGTCGACACCCTGGCGCCGCGCTGCCTGGCCGCGCGGTGCCGGGCCGCGCCGGTGCGCATCCTGAGCGCCGGCTGCTCCTCGGGCGAGGAGCCGTATTCGCTGGTCATGGCGCTTCTGGACCGCTACGGCGAGGGCGTGGCCGAGCTTTTTTCCTTCCATGCCGCCGACATCGACAGCCTGGTGCTCGGCAAGGCCCGGCAGGGCCGCTATTCCGAATTCTCCTTTCGCAACACCCCTCCCGACGTGCGCGCCCGCTATTTCGTCAAGGACGGCCAGGACAGCCTGCTGGCCGACCGCGTCAAGCGGCTGGTCCGCTTCCACCAGATCAATTTCCTCGACCCCGCCCTGCCCCTTTTCCTCCACGATTGCGACATCATCTTCTTCCGCAACGTTTCCATCTATTTCGACGACGCCACCCGCCGGGCCATCCAGAAAAACCTGGCCGCCCTGCTGCATGAGAACGGCGCGCTCCTGTACGGCACCACGGAAACCCTGGCCAACGATTTCGACATCCTGCCCATGGCCCGGGAACAGGAGCTGTTTTATTTCACCAGAAATCCCCTGGCCCTGGGGGAGAGGGCGTTTCCGCCCGCGGCCGCTCCCTCGCCGACGGGCCTGGACACGGGGCAGGCCGGGCCCCTCGTCCTTTGTCTGCCCGCGCCCGGCCCGGCGGCCGCCGCCGCGGCCGGCGACGGCCGGGCCGAACCGGACACCCCCGAGGCCGGCATCGCCGAGGCCCGGCGGCTGCTGGCCGACAAGCGCCACGCGCAGGCCCTGGCCCGGCTGGAGGCGGTCCTGGCCGGGCAGCCGCAGCATGCCGAGGCCGGTGTCCTGCGGGCCCATGCCCTGCTGCACCTCAAGGAACACGCCGCCGCCCACGCCCAGGCCCGGGCGCTGCTCGACGCCGACGCCTGGTCCGTGGACGCCTTGATGCTCCTGGGCCTGGCCGCCAAATGGGCCGGCCGCCCGGCCGAGGCCGTGGGCTGGTTCAAGCAGGCGGTCTATGCCCGGCCGGGCTGCTGGCCGGCCCAGTACGCCCTGGCCGACCTCCACCGCCGGGCCGGGGAAACGGCCCTGGCCCAGCGGTTCTACCGCGCGACCCTGCAACTTCTGGAGGAAGGCGGCCGCGAGCACGGCATCGCCTTCCTGCCGCTGGAGTTGCCCGTGCAGGAGATCCGGTTCCTGTGCCGGCATCAGCTGGCCAAGCTGCCCCACGAACCCGGCCCGGCGGGGCAGAGGTAG
- a CDS encoding hybrid sensor histidine kinase/response regulator, whose protein sequence is MAIDVRKFLVRFIEEARDHIDKLNDGLAALSEGEAGRERIDALFRAAHTVKGSSRMLRLLPITETAHRFEDVLGALREGALTFDPALASLLYRASDALAAQVDRLAETLDGQSLPPADEALCRALAEAASGRPGTVAASGAAAPSASGAPATGDAGGGLPAVVPVRQASPVPDAAAALQGGQGRPEPPAPGADAPGMGEAAPGTAQAAASSAGPVAASAVAPSTSPASAWPGVANGAAAGPDGGAGEGAAETAGPGPRPEPMTPQGAGPAEGSPASALAPVPEPDPASAVPPAGEAGIEPIAAPAEAALGVSETVRVRLGKLDELIKLMGEVVSSHARMRQRLGEVRDLEKSLRDRLPEAEAARLHRFVLAFADDVQAQEGLKAELHDKTLVMRMLPLAVLFEPAARLVRELARSLGKQVSCQVRGAAIELDRQMIDSLSDPITHLLRNSLDHGLEPAASRLAAGKPAQGRLRLSARQDGGFVVVEVADDGAGIALDAVRDKAVQKGLVAPARAGALSEREVLDLIFLPGFSTKAGVSDMSGRGVGMDVVKQCVVGDLRGSVEVATRPGAGTTFSLRLPLSLAIMRVLLVAVQGTSLAFTAQYVDEVARVPRQALLEATGRLVVDIRGSLVPLVSLADVVRLPETGPGGEPGPAGPRDTLLLVVLRVGGESLALRVDALLDERDLVIKPLPAHLRRLTLVAGMVTTGENALVSVLHAPALLELARRGGVARPPGTSALRQERRPYALLVVDDSASTREIEKDVLEAHGYAVTLAVDGQDGLEAAMAGDFDAILTDVEMPLLDGFELTSRLRREERYRHRPIVIITSRENEADKRRGLQVGADAYIVKGDFAQGSLVQTLRALLG, encoded by the coding sequence ATGGCCATCGACGTCCGGAAATTTCTCGTCCGCTTCATCGAAGAGGCCCGGGACCATATCGACAAGCTCAACGACGGCCTGGCCGCCCTGTCCGAGGGCGAGGCCGGGCGGGAGCGCATTGACGCCCTGTTCCGCGCGGCCCATACCGTCAAGGGCTCCTCGCGCATGCTGCGCCTTTTGCCCATCACCGAAACGGCCCACCGCTTCGAGGACGTGCTGGGAGCCCTGCGCGAGGGGGCCCTGACCTTCGATCCCGCCTTGGCCAGCCTGCTGTATCGGGCCTCCGACGCCCTGGCCGCCCAGGTGGACCGGCTGGCCGAGACCCTGGACGGCCAGAGCCTGCCGCCGGCCGACGAGGCCTTGTGCCGCGCTCTGGCCGAAGCCGCCTCGGGCCGGCCGGGAACCGTGGCCGCCTCCGGCGCGGCCGCGCCGTCCGCGTCGGGCGCCCCGGCCACGGGCGACGCCGGCGGGGGTTTGCCGGCCGTGGTCCCTGTCCGCCAAGCCTCGCCGGTCCCCGACGCGGCGGCCGCGCTCCAAGGGGGCCAGGGTCGGCCGGAGCCGCCCGCCCCCGGGGCTGACGCCCCCGGGATGGGCGAAGCGGCGCCCGGGACCGCCCAGGCCGCGGCATCGTCCGCCGGTCCCGTTGCGGCTTCGGCTGTGGCGCCGTCCACGAGTCCCGCCTCGGCCTGGCCCGGGGTGGCGAACGGTGCCGCAGCCGGGCCAGACGGCGGGGCCGGGGAAGGAGCCGCCGAGACGGCCGGGCCGGGTCCGAGGCCCGAACCCATGACGCCGCAAGGTGCCGGGCCGGCCGAGGGTTCGCCCGCTTCGGCCCTGGCCCCTGTTCCCGAGCCGGACCCGGCCTCGGCGGTGCCGCCGGCCGGCGAGGCCGGAATCGAACCGATAGCCGCCCCGGCCGAGGCCGCCCTGGGCGTATCGGAAACCGTGCGCGTGCGCCTGGGCAAGCTCGACGAACTCATCAAGCTCATGGGCGAGGTCGTCTCCAGCCACGCCCGCATGCGCCAGCGCCTGGGCGAGGTCCGCGACCTGGAAAAATCCTTGCGCGACAGGCTGCCCGAAGCCGAGGCCGCCCGGCTGCACCGCTTCGTGCTGGCCTTCGCCGACGACGTGCAGGCCCAGGAAGGGCTCAAGGCCGAATTGCACGACAAGACGCTGGTCATGCGCATGCTGCCGCTGGCCGTCCTGTTCGAGCCGGCGGCCAGGCTGGTGCGCGAACTGGCCCGGTCGCTGGGCAAGCAGGTTTCCTGCCAGGTGCGCGGCGCGGCCATCGAACTCGACCGGCAGATGATCGACAGCCTGTCCGACCCCATCACCCATTTGTTGCGCAACAGCCTCGACCACGGCCTGGAACCGGCGGCCAGCCGCCTGGCCGCCGGCAAGCCCGCCCAGGGGCGGCTGCGCCTGTCCGCCCGCCAGGACGGCGGCTTCGTCGTTGTCGAGGTGGCCGACGACGGCGCCGGCATCGCGCTCGACGCCGTGCGGGACAAGGCCGTGCAAAAGGGGCTGGTCGCCCCGGCCCGGGCCGGGGCCTTGTCGGAGCGCGAGGTCCTCGACCTGATCTTTCTGCCGGGGTTTTCCACCAAGGCCGGCGTCAGCGACATGTCCGGGCGCGGCGTGGGCATGGACGTGGTCAAGCAGTGCGTGGTCGGCGACCTGCGCGGCAGCGTGGAGGTGGCCACCCGGCCTGGCGCGGGAACGACTTTTTCCCTGCGCCTGCCCTTGTCGCTGGCCATCATGCGCGTGCTGCTGGTCGCGGTCCAGGGGACGTCGCTGGCCTTTACGGCCCAGTACGTGGACGAGGTGGCCCGGGTGCCGCGACAGGCCCTGCTCGAGGCGACGGGGCGCCTGGTGGTCGATATCCGGGGCAGCCTCGTCCCGCTTGTTTCCCTGGCCGACGTGGTGCGCCTGCCCGAGACCGGGCCGGGGGGGGAGCCCGGCCCGGCCGGGCCGCGGGACACGCTGCTGCTCGTGGTCCTGCGCGTGGGGGGCGAGAGCCTGGCCCTTCGGGTCGATGCGCTCCTGGACGAGCGCGACCTGGTCATCAAGCCCCTGCCGGCGCACCTGCGCCGGCTCACCCTGGTCGCCGGCATGGTCACCACCGGCGAGAACGCCCTGGTCAGCGTGCTCCACGCGCCGGCCCTGCTCGAACTGGCCCGGCGGGGCGGCGTCGCGCGGCCTCCCGGGACGTCGGCCCTGCGCCAGGAGCGGCGGCCCTACGCCCTCCTGGTCGTCGACGACTCGGCCAGCACCCGGGAGATCGAAAAGGACGTGCTCGAAGCGCACGGCTATGCCGTCACCCTGGCCGTGGACGGTCAGGACGGCCTGGAGGCGGCCATGGCGGGCGATTTCGACGCCATCCTCACCGACGTGGAAATGCCGCTGCTCGACGGGTTCGAACTCACCTCCCGCCTGCGCCGGGAGGAGCGCTACCGCCATCGCCCCATCGTCATCATCACCTCCCGGGAAAACGAGGCGGACAAGCGGCGCGGCTTGCAGGTCGGGGCGGATGCCTATATCGTCAAGGGGGATTTCGCCCAGGGCAGCCTCGTGCAGACCCTGCGCGCCCTGCTGGGCTAG
- a CDS encoding response regulator — translation MRILVVDDDAMAAELAGAVIEEMGHEAVLAGDAGEARARLEADPGIRAVVSDLHMPGQSGLELFAWLGESGRAVPFILLTGDDPAAFRLREPRLAACLLKDFTLEETLPEVLGAVLGGRGGC, via the coding sequence ATGCGTATTCTCGTGGTGGACGACGATGCCATGGCCGCGGAACTGGCCGGGGCCGTGATCGAGGAGATGGGCCACGAAGCCGTCCTGGCCGGGGATGCCGGCGAGGCCCGGGCCAGGCTCGAAGCCGACCCCGGCATCCGGGCGGTCGTCAGCGACCTGCACATGCCGGGGCAAAGCGGCCTTGAACTGTTTGCGTGGCTGGGCGAGTCGGGGCGTGCCGTGCCGTTCATCCTCCTGACCGGCGACGACCCGGCGGCGTTTCGCCTGCGCGAACCGCGGTTGGCGGCCTGTCTGCTCAAGGATTTCACCCTTGAGGAAACCCTGCCCGAAGTGCTTGGCGCGGTTTTGGGAGGGCGCGGCGGTTGTTGA